Proteins encoded within one genomic window of Camelina sativa cultivar DH55 chromosome 19, Cs, whole genome shotgun sequence:
- the LOC109131036 gene encoding putative F-box protein At3g23420, producing the protein MSNLPKDLSDLPRDLAEDVLSKVPVTSMRRVRSTCKKWNTLSRSRSFKKKHLGVQAKLATKKREFMMAMVIDFKVYLMSVNLHNNNEEGELLCMKRQGTLTSPAGSNQIYVRHVSHCDGLLLCVLKYDPRVLVFNPYCGKPRWILAADNSFRNLYSYALGYNSITKSYKILSVVMFNYVTPPLAEFRIYDLNSFDSSWRVLNFTRDWNIVSNRGVSLKGNTYWFAGI; encoded by the coding sequence ATGTCCAATCTCCCAAAAGATTTGTCGGATCTTCCAAGGGATTTGGCGGAGGATGTGCTCTCTAAGGTTCCGGTGACATCTATGAGAAGAGTCCGGTCTACTTGCAAAAAGTGGAACACATTGTCCAGAAGTAGGAGCTTTAAAAAGAAACACCTCGGTGTTCAAGCCAAACTagcaacaaagaaaagagagtttaTGATGGCCATGGTGATAGATTTTAAGGTTTATTTGATGAGCGTAAATCTTCACAACAATAACGAGGAGGGTGAATTATTATGCATGAAACGTCAAGGTACACTTACTTCTCCCGCAGGTTCTAATCAAATCTATGTACGTCATGTCTCTCACTGCGACGGTTTATTGTTATGCGTCCTGAAATACGACCCTAGGGTCTTGGTTTTTAACCCCTATTGTGGGAAACCCCGGTGGATCCTTGCCGCAGATAATTCCTTCAGAAACTTATATTCGTATGCTCTCGGATACAACAGCATTACCAAATCCTACAAAATCTTGAGTGTTGTTATGTTTAATTATGTCACACCCCCATTAGCTGAGTTCAGAATCTACGACTTGAACTCTTTTGATTCGTCATGGAGGGTTCTTAATTTCACTCGAGACTGGAACATAGTTTCTAACCGTGGTGTCTCTCTCAAGGGGAATACATATTGGTTTGCTGGAATCTAG
- the LOC104765150 gene encoding dirigent protein 7 yields the protein MAKLILIIVSQILLFVSLVSAGNGENFAKTIDKKLHGLRKEKLTHFRVYWHDILSGSNPSAVVINPPISNSSFFGSVTMIDNRLTTEVAVNSTLVGQAQGIYAATGQRDASALMVMNFAFKTGKYNGSTISILGRNAVLTKVREMPVIGGSGLFRFARGYVEARTMWFDQKSGDATVEYSCYVLHY from the coding sequence ATGGCAAAGctcatcctcatcatcgtcTCCCAAATCCTTCTTTTCGTATCCCTTGTCTCCGCTGGAAACGGCGAAAACTTTGCAAAAACCATTGACAAAAAGCTCCACGGCCTCCGTAAGGAGAAACTGACTCATTTCCGTGTCTACTGGCACGACATTCTGAGCGGCTCAAACCCTAGCGCGGTGGTGATCAACCCTCCTATCTCCAACTCTTCCTTCTTCGGATCGGTCACTATGATCGATAACCGATTGACGACGGAGGTCGCGGTGAATTCGACTCTAGTGGGTCAGGCGCAAGGGATCTACGCTGCCACTGGTCAACGTGATGCGTCTGCGCTTATGGTGATGAACTTTGCGTTCAAGACAGGCAAGTATAACGGAAGTACGATCTCGATTCTTGGTCGGAACGCTGTATTGACCAAGGTTAGGGAGATGCCGGTGATTGGAGGAAGTGGACTCTTCCGGTTCGCTAGAGGTTATGTAGAGGCTCGGACCATGTGGTTTGATCAAAAGTCAGGAGATGCTACGGTTGAGTACAGCTGTTATGTCTTGCATTATTGA
- the LOC104765152 gene encoding putative F-box protein At3g24580, whose amino-acid sequence MEIWVTTKIEPNTVSWGSKFFLSADMRALIGHEFMFSHMRALNGHEFMFTHTGCSFFIDEEKKVAVVFDKSKDRMSTSNAAYIIGEDGSSLKEVELDLGESPNTYLEPIACSYVPSSVLLE is encoded by the coding sequence ATGGAGATCTGGGTTACAACTAAGATTGAGCCCAACACCGTGTCGTGGGGCAGCAAGTTCTTCTTATCAGCGGATATGAGAGCACTCATCGGCCATGAGTTTATGTTTTCGCATATGAGAGCACTCAACGGCCATGAGTTTATGTTTACGCATACTGGTTGTAGTTTCTTCATtgatgaggagaagaaagtcgCTGTGGTTTTCGATAAAAGCAAAGACAGGATGAGCACCAGCAATGCAGCTTACATTATTGGAGAGGATGGATCCTCCTTGAAAGAAGTGGAATTGGATCTTGGAGAATCTCCAAACACTTATCTTGAACCAATTGcgtgctcttatgttccaagttctGTGCTACTTGAATAG
- the LOC104765154 gene encoding casein kinase 1-like protein HD16 (The sequence of the model RefSeq protein was modified relative to this genomic sequence to represent the inferred CDS: added 103 bases not found in genome assembly), with protein MPELRRGVRRGRVTDAVAPNQLPLKQPTEEKKQRKTSNVKSRKPVAAAAAAAAAERPRTRLAARKLKEEDKEEELPPQEEIPVVVPSKDTTDIDKNKGKEVVVVEEEEEEEEEKKKDMAIGNDSGGSNKAAAQEEEGNTAPFPERVQVGGSPLYKVERKLGKGGFGQVFVGRRISGGNERSAGASILEVALKFEHRSSKGCNYGPPHEWQVYNTLGGSHGVPRVHFKGRQGDYYVMVMDMLGPSLWDLWNTSGQAMSSEMVACIAVESLSILEKMHAKGYVHGDVKPENFLLGQPSTSQEKKLFLVDLGLATKWREGGSGQHVEYDQRPDMFRGTVRYASAHAHLGRTASRRDDLESLAYTLIFLHRGRLPWQGYQGDNKSFLVCKKKMATSPDMLCCFCPPPFKQFLEIVVNMKFDEEPNYGKLVSLFQDLLGENPAIRPINTEGAQKIIFQVGQKRGRLSIGEEEDDAPGKKVRLGVPATQWISIYNARQPMKQRYHYNVADIRLAQHIERGIADGLLISCVSSCSNLWALIMDAGTGFTNQVYELSPVFLHKEWIMEQWEKNYYISSIAGANNGSSLVVMSKGTQYTQQSYKVSDSFPFKWINKKWREGFHVTSMATAGSRWGVVMSRNSGYSEQVVELDFLYPSEGIHRRWDGGFRITSTAATTDQAALILSIPRRRLVDETQETLRTSQFPSTHVKEKWGKNLYLASLSYGRTVS; from the exons ATGCCGGAGCTTCGCCGTGGAGTCCGCCGTGGCCGTGTTACTGACGCTGTAGCTCCCAATCAGCTTCCGCTTAAACAACCTACggaggagaagaaacagaggaagactAGTAACGTTAAATCCCGGAAACCCGTTGCCGCCGCCGCCG CCGCCGCCGCCGCCGAGAGGCCTAGGACTAGATTAGCTGCCAGGAAATTGAAGGAGGAAGATAAAGAGGAGGAGCTTCCCCCGCAGGAGGAGATTCCCGTTGTTGTTCCGTCTAAGGATACCACCGATATCGATAAAAACAAAGGTAAAGAGGTTGtagttgttgaagaagaagaagaagaagaagaagagaagaagaaagatatggCGATTGGTAACGATAGTGGTGGCTCTAACAAGGCTGCTGctcaggaagaagaaggaaacactGCTCCTTTCCCTGAGAGG GTCCAAGTTGGAGGATCTCCACTATATAAGGTTGAGAGAAAGCTGGGGAAGGGTGGTTTTGGACAAGTGTTTGTGGGACGTCGTATTAGTGGTGGTAATGAGCGTAGTGCAGGAGCTAGCATCTTGGAG GTTGCTCTAAAGTTTGAGCATCGAAGCAGCAAGGGTTGCAACTATGGTCCTCCACATGAGTGGCAGGTGTACAA CACCTTGGGTGGTAGCCATGGAGTCCCTAGAGTACATTTCAAAGGGAGGCAAGGAGACTATTATGTTATG GTTATGGACATGCTCGGGCCGAGCTTATGGGATTTATGGAATACTTCAGGGCAAGC AATGTCCTCGGAAATGGTAGCTTGCATTGCAGTTGAATCACTGTCCATCCTTGAAAAGATGCATGCAAAAGG TGGAGAGAAGGTGGTAGTGGACAACATGTGGAATATGATCAACGTCCTGATATGTTTAG GGGGACAGTTAGATACGCAAGTGCACATGCTCACTTGGGGAGAACTGCAAGCAGAAGGGATGATCTTGAATCATTGGCATATACACTGATCTTCCTTCACCGAGGTAGATTGCCATGGCAAGGATATCAG GGAGATAACAAGTCATTCCTTGTTTGCAAAAAGAAGATGGCAACATCACCGGATATGCTTTGTTGTTTCTGTCCCCCTCCTTTCAAGCAATTTCTTGAGATTGTGGTAAATATGAAATTTGACGAAGAACCCAACTATGGCAAGTTAGTATCTCTATTTCAAGACCTCTTGGGCGAAAATCCTGCAATTAGGCCTATAAACACAGAGGGCGCTCAAAAG ATCATTTTCCAAGTTGGCCAGAAGCGAGGCAGGTTGAGcattggggaagaagaagatgatgccCCTGGGAAAAAAGTCCGTCTAGGAGTCCCTGCAACACAATGGATATCGATTTACAATGCCAGGCAACCAATGAAGCAGAG GTATCATTATAATGTGGCTGATATAAGACTGGCACAGCATATTGAGAGAGGTATTGCAGATGGTTTGTTGATAAGCTGTGTATCATCTTGTTCGAATCTCTGGGCATTGATAATGGATGCTGGAACTGGCTTCACTAACCAAGTCTATGAACTCTCTCCTGTATTCTTGCACAAG GAATGGATAATGGAACAGTGGGAGAAGAACTACTACATTAGTTCTATTGCTGGTGCAAACAATGGAAGCTCCTTAGTGGTCATGTCAAAAG GTACGCAGTATACACAGCAGTCCTACAAAGTAAGCGATTCATTCCCGTTCAAGTGGATAAACAAGAAATGGAGAGAAGGCTTCCATGTGACCTCAATGGCCACAGCCGGAAGCCGGTGGGGTGTTGTTATGTCCCGTAATTCTGGCTACAGTGAACAG GTTGTTGAATTGGATTTTCTGTATCCGAGTGAAGGCATCCATAGGCGTTGGGATGGTGGTTTCAGAATCACATCAACAGCAGCAACAACCGATCAAGCTGCTCTCATCCTAAGCATCCCACGCCGTAGATTGGTCGATGAGACACAAGAGACATTGCGTACCTCTCAATTCCCCAGCACACATGTTAAG GAAAAGTGGGGAAAGAATCTCTACCTCGCATCATTAAGCTATGGCCGAACTGTATCTTGA
- the LOC104765155 gene encoding E3 ubiquitin-protein ligase SINAT2: MISGEVEPRITDLQIQSRVHELLDLPVCTNQMSSAIYHYQCPNEHTQELNNENTKKKPYNCPHSGSKCDGTGDIPWLLLHLRNDHNVEMHDGRSFSHRYVHHNPKHLHHATRMLTLLDCFGRQFCLYFEAFHLRKTPMYIAFVQFMGDEEEAMCFSYSLEVGGNGRKLTWQGVPRSIRDSHKTVRDSQDGLIITRKLALLFSSDNNSNKELKLKVSGRVWREQ; encoded by the exons ATGATTTCCGGCGAAGTGGAACCTCGAATCACTGACCTTCAGATTCAATCTCGGGTTCATGAGTTGCTCGATTTACCGGTTTGTACAAACCAGATGTCCTCTGCAATCTACCACTACCAG TGCCCCAACGAGCACACCCAAGAGCTCAACAATGAGAACACTAAAAAGAAACCGTACAATTGTCCACACTCTGGATCTAAGTGTGATGGCACAGGAGATATTCCATGGCTGCTTTTGCATCTAAGGAATGATCACAATGTTGAAATGCATGATGGGCGTAGTTTTAGTCACAGATATGTTCATCATAATCCTAAACATCTTCATCATGCTACTAGGATGTTGACC CTTCTGGATTGCTTTGGTCGACAATTCTGCTTATACTTTGAAGCATTCCACCTGAGGAAAACACCAATGTACATAGCCTTCGTACAGTTTatgggagatgaagaagaagcaatgtGCTTCAGCTATAGTTTGGAGGTCGGAGGTAATGGCAgaaagctgacgtggcaaggcGTGCCGAGAAGCATTCGTGACAGTCACAAGACGGTTCGTGATAGTCAAGATGGCTTAATCATCACTCGCAAATTAGCTCTGTTATTTTCGTCAGACAACAACAGTAACAAAGAACTGAAGTTGAAGGTTTCAGGTCGTGTATGGAGAGAACAGTGA